A stretch of the Terriglobales bacterium genome encodes the following:
- the mraY gene encoding phospho-N-acetylmuramoyl-pentapeptide-transferase, producing MLYWLLYEVLFHYFTPFRIFRYLTFRTAFASLTALFMALIIGPAIIRKLREFQIGQYIREEGPQAHQKKAGTPTMGGVLIVVSFLIPTLLWADLRNQYVWLAMLSTLSFASIGFADDYLKMKHRRNLGLTGRTKLMLQILTAVVVAVVLILFQAHGDYSTHLIVPFFKKFKPDLVITPLFSVWHLWPIAFLPFIAFVALVLVGSTNAVNLTDGLDGLAIGCTVIAAGALTVLTYVSGHAVFADYLELQKLPQVGELTVFCGAMVGASIGFLWYNAHPAEVFMGDVGSLGLGGAIGTVAVIIKQELLLPFIGGVFVIEAVSVILQVGSYKLRKKRIFKMAPLHHHFELMGWSESKVIVRFWIAALIFALFALTTLKLR from the coding sequence TTGCTCTATTGGCTGCTGTACGAAGTCTTATTTCATTACTTCACTCCCTTTCGCATTTTTCGATACCTGACGTTTCGCACAGCATTCGCCAGTCTTACGGCGTTGTTCATGGCGCTGATCATCGGGCCGGCGATTATCCGTAAGCTGCGTGAATTCCAGATCGGGCAGTACATCCGCGAAGAAGGTCCACAAGCACATCAAAAGAAGGCCGGAACGCCGACTATGGGCGGAGTGTTGATTGTGGTGTCGTTCCTAATCCCGACACTGCTGTGGGCCGACCTGAGAAACCAGTATGTCTGGCTGGCGATGCTGTCGACGCTTTCGTTTGCGTCGATCGGGTTCGCCGATGATTACCTGAAGATGAAGCACCGGCGGAACCTGGGGCTAACGGGCCGCACAAAGCTGATGCTGCAGATTCTGACTGCGGTGGTGGTAGCGGTGGTGCTGATCCTGTTCCAGGCACACGGCGATTATTCGACGCACCTGATTGTGCCGTTCTTCAAGAAGTTCAAGCCGGACCTTGTAATTACGCCGTTGTTTTCGGTGTGGCACTTGTGGCCGATCGCATTTTTGCCATTTATCGCGTTCGTAGCGCTGGTACTGGTGGGATCGACAAACGCCGTCAACCTTACCGATGGGCTTGATGGCCTGGCGATCGGATGCACGGTGATCGCCGCGGGGGCGCTGACGGTGCTCACGTATGTGAGCGGTCACGCGGTGTTCGCGGACTACCTGGAATTGCAGAAATTGCCGCAGGTAGGGGAGTTGACCGTCTTCTGCGGGGCCATGGTGGGCGCGAGCATTGGGTTTTTGTGGTACAACGCGCATCCGGCGGAAGTGTTCATGGGTGACGTGGGCTCGCTCGGGCTCGGCGGCGCGATCGGGACAGTGGCAGTCATTATCAAGCAGGAACTGTTGCTGCCATTCATCGGCGGTGTGTTTGTGATCGAAGCTGTGTCGGTGATCCTGCAGGTTGGTTCCTACAAGCTAAGGAAGAAGCGCATCTTTAAGATGGCGCCGCTGCATCATCATTTTGAACTGATGGGCTGGAGCGAGTCGAAGGTGATCGTGCGGTTCTGGATTGCGGCGCTGATCTTCGCGCTGTTTGCACTGACGACGCTGAAGCTGAGGTAG
- the murD gene encoding UDP-N-acetylmuramoyl-L-alanine--D-glutamate ligase — MTNSLDVNGKRVLVVGLGKSGVASALFLKERGAKVSVSDSKSEAELHEHIPVLLDNGIAVETGGHGERTFQKQDMIVISPGVPVNAPALGPARKLGIPIIGEVELAARFLKGKLVAITGSNGKTTTTALAGDVIAAGGVKTLVGGNIGTPAISLVPDSTDDSYSVLEISSFQLETIEKFCPKVAVVLNVTPDHLDRHGTFEIYWEAKRRIFENQSATDFAVLNADDAEAAKMAQGLKAQLRWFSRKRPVDAGAFVRGERIAYKDAKGEHDVMGVGEMQLKGTHNVENVLAAVTIGVILGVPAGKIREAVKNFKAVEHRLEYVATINGVEFYNDSKATNVDATIKALESFPKNIHIILGGKDKGSDYTVLKPLLQERVKRVYTVGAAAEKIESHIAGSAEITKAGTIEVAVRKALEAAAPGDVVVLAPACASFDQFNSYEHRGQVFKELVRAAEKKSLVISS; from the coding sequence ATGACGAATTCATTGGATGTGAATGGCAAGCGAGTGCTGGTGGTCGGCCTGGGGAAGTCTGGTGTCGCGTCGGCGCTGTTCCTGAAAGAGCGTGGCGCGAAGGTGTCGGTGTCCGATTCGAAGAGCGAGGCCGAACTGCACGAGCATATTCCGGTGCTGTTGGATAACGGAATTGCCGTGGAGACCGGTGGGCATGGTGAACGGACATTCCAGAAGCAGGACATGATCGTGATTTCTCCGGGAGTCCCGGTGAATGCTCCGGCGCTGGGACCGGCGAGAAAACTGGGCATTCCGATCATCGGCGAAGTCGAGCTAGCGGCGCGGTTCCTGAAGGGAAAGCTGGTCGCGATCACCGGGTCAAATGGGAAGACAACGACGACGGCGCTGGCAGGAGATGTGATTGCGGCAGGCGGAGTGAAGACGCTTGTTGGAGGAAATATCGGCACGCCGGCAATCTCGCTGGTTCCGGACAGCACGGACGACAGCTATTCGGTTCTGGAGATTTCAAGCTTCCAACTGGAGACGATCGAGAAGTTCTGTCCGAAGGTGGCGGTGGTGTTGAATGTGACGCCGGATCATCTGGATCGGCACGGGACGTTTGAAATCTATTGGGAAGCGAAGCGGCGGATTTTCGAGAATCAGTCGGCGACAGATTTTGCAGTGTTGAATGCCGATGACGCTGAGGCCGCGAAGATGGCACAAGGGCTGAAGGCGCAGTTGCGCTGGTTCAGCCGCAAAAGACCGGTCGATGCGGGCGCATTCGTACGCGGAGAGCGAATCGCCTATAAGGATGCGAAGGGCGAGCACGACGTGATGGGTGTCGGCGAGATGCAGTTGAAGGGCACCCACAATGTCGAAAACGTGCTGGCTGCGGTGACGATCGGTGTGATCCTCGGTGTCCCGGCGGGGAAGATTCGTGAGGCGGTGAAGAACTTCAAGGCCGTCGAGCACCGGTTGGAGTATGTCGCAACGATTAATGGCGTGGAGTTCTATAACGACTCGAAAGCGACAAATGTCGATGCGACGATCAAAGCACTGGAGTCGTTTCCGAAGAACATTCACATCATTCTCGGCGGCAAGGACAAGGGCAGCGATTACACCGTTCTGAAACCACTTCTGCAGGAGCGCGTGAAGCGTGTTTACACCGTAGGCGCGGCGGCGGAGAAGATCGAATCGCATATTGCCGGCTCGGCAGAGATCACGAAGGCCGGGACAATTGAAGTTGCAGTACGGAAGGCGCTGGAGGCGGCGGCGCCGGGAGACGTGGTGGTGCTGGCTCCGGCGTGCGCGAGTTTCGATCAGTTCAACAGCTACGAGCATCGAGGGCAGGTGTTTAAAGAACTGGTGAGGGCGGCGGAGAAGAAGTCGTTGGTGATTAGTAGTTAG